Proteins encoded together in one Oceanobacillus iheyensis HTE831 window:
- a CDS encoding glycoside hydrolase family 18 protein: protein MLLKKRKSIVLVSSFLMLFCLVFMSFFAVNSKVVQAEQGGNIVLGYYSSWNPPQNLDANKLTHINYAFADVCWEGMHGNPDNEEIPEGEVKTWPCRDLQGNEADIENGSIVLYDYETDLVELPKLKALKKQNENLKTLISIGGWTLSNNLSLVASTEETRENFAESAVEFVREFKLDGLDLDWEYPVAGGMPNNERDPSDKENHTLLLQEVRDAFDEAEQEDNKEYLVTIAGSATWAYADNNELGAISEIVDYMAIMAYDINGTWSEITGHNAPLYYSQLEADVRGWSFGVDSTPNVYSAVPKDKLLLGLPFYGHSWAGCNADNDGKMVVENGAYQTCAPGWQQPGVEGGTVNYNVVKSLINQDGYNYFFDNEAKVPYLYNEQKGEFISYDNVESLGYKVNFIEEQGLGGAMIWDLAGDDQEYNLLKTVSHGLGVSSEAPEPDPIPELEVEITDAIPVLPGGIIHVLEDGKKTGVQVQLPTDLPEGTKLSIKHAENLDKLSGLKQTGPAYTFAIEYPEGNFISEEGFQLTFPFNDEQENQSIYSFNSVEDEWEKNNSKIENNQIRTTVDSLATHGLFAMEDEEDPKDDNNDEDNNKEDDGNGKDKDDGDVGGAGNPADKDKQGDDGGGGSNGGTVKGSDDNKTPQPNTNNKIKGTTLPDTATNLYNYLTIGISIILIGSGILFFLRKRKLAMNLSKKGNS, encoded by the coding sequence GTGTTGTTGAAAAAGAGAAAGTCTATTGTTTTGGTATCTAGTTTTTTGATGTTGTTTTGTTTAGTATTCATGAGTTTCTTTGCAGTAAACTCGAAAGTTGTACAAGCCGAGCAAGGTGGCAATATTGTTTTAGGATATTATTCATCATGGAATCCTCCACAAAATTTAGATGCGAATAAGTTGACGCATATTAACTATGCCTTTGCCGATGTGTGCTGGGAAGGGATGCATGGGAACCCGGATAACGAAGAAATACCTGAAGGAGAAGTAAAAACCTGGCCATGTCGTGATCTACAAGGAAATGAAGCAGATATAGAAAATGGCTCAATCGTTCTATATGACTATGAAACTGATTTAGTAGAATTACCAAAATTAAAAGCATTAAAAAAGCAGAATGAAAACTTAAAAACATTGATCTCAATTGGAGGTTGGACGCTCTCGAATAATCTATCTCTTGTAGCAAGTACAGAAGAAACCAGAGAAAATTTCGCAGAATCTGCAGTTGAATTTGTTAGGGAATTTAAATTAGATGGATTGGATTTAGATTGGGAATATCCAGTTGCTGGAGGAATGCCAAACAATGAGCGGGATCCAAGCGATAAAGAAAATCATACCTTATTGTTACAGGAAGTACGTGATGCTTTTGATGAAGCGGAACAAGAAGATAATAAAGAGTATTTAGTAACCATTGCAGGATCTGCAACATGGGCATATGCCGATAATAACGAGTTGGGCGCAATTAGTGAAATTGTTGATTATATGGCTATTATGGCATATGACATTAATGGTACATGGAGTGAAATCACAGGCCATAATGCACCGCTCTATTATAGTCAATTAGAGGCTGATGTACGAGGGTGGAGTTTTGGTGTAGATTCAACTCCTAATGTGTACAGTGCTGTGCCAAAGGACAAGCTTTTATTAGGACTCCCGTTTTACGGGCATTCATGGGCTGGTTGCAATGCAGATAATGATGGGAAAATGGTTGTTGAGAATGGTGCTTATCAAACATGTGCTCCCGGGTGGCAGCAACCTGGAGTTGAAGGTGGGACAGTAAATTACAATGTCGTCAAATCTTTGATCAATCAGGATGGCTATAATTACTTTTTTGATAATGAGGCAAAAGTTCCTTATTTGTATAATGAGCAAAAAGGAGAATTTATTTCTTATGACAATGTAGAATCCCTCGGTTATAAAGTTAATTTTATAGAAGAACAAGGTCTTGGGGGCGCTATGATTTGGGACTTAGCTGGAGATGATCAAGAGTATAATTTGTTAAAAACTGTTTCTCATGGGTTAGGAGTATCTAGTGAAGCACCAGAGCCAGACCCGATACCAGAATTGGAGGTAGAAATTACAGATGCCATTCCTGTTCTACCTGGTGGTATTATCCATGTATTAGAAGATGGAAAGAAGACAGGGGTGCAGGTTCAACTTCCAACGGATTTACCTGAAGGAACTAAACTTAGTATAAAACATGCGGAGAATTTAGATAAACTTTCCGGTCTAAAACAAACTGGTCCTGCTTATACATTCGCTATTGAATATCCAGAAGGAAATTTTATAAGTGAGGAAGGATTTCAGTTAACTTTTCCATTCAATGATGAACAAGAAAATCAGTCTATATATTCCTTTAATTCAGTTGAAGATGAATGGGAGAAGAACAATAGTAAAATAGAAAATAACCAGATAAGAACAACAGTAGATTCGCTAGCAACTCATGGTTTATTTGCTATGGAAGATGAAGAAGATCCAAAAGATGATAATAATGACGAAGACAATAATAAAGAAGATGATGGAAATGGAAAAGATAAAGATGATGGAGATGTTGGTGGAGCCGGAAATCCCGCTGATAAAGATAAGCAAGGAGACGATGGGGGAGGCGGCAGTAATGGGGGAACAGTAAAAGGTTCAGACGACAATAAAACTCCCCAACCAAATACGAACAACAAGATTAAAGGTACAACACTTCCAGATACTGCAACCAATCTGTATAACTATTTAACTATAGGAATCTCCATTATATTAATAGGATCAGGAATTTTATTCTTTCTACGGAAAAGAAAGTTAGCTATGAATTTATCCAAAAAAGGTAACTCATAA
- a CDS encoding nuclease-related domain-containing protein produces the protein MDFSIKDRQIYEMIKQGYEGEKRFDQLNGEMNGYSLILQDLLFTHNNTTYQIDSVIITADTIYLIEIKNYKGEYIYENDKLIKMPNTEIIQPLHQLHRSEALFRNMMTGFKYTLPIKTLVIFIHPHFTLYQAPVKTPFVLPTQVQSFVQKLKRNSTKNITERHHIIAEELLHHHLRNLTLVTSQTTNTMNFKKESTAVIVATILIMLVVNTNILCVIIAGRRKM, from the coding sequence ATGGATTTCTCTATTAAAGATCGGCAAATCTATGAAATGATAAAACAAGGATATGAAGGTGAAAAAAGATTCGACCAATTAAACGGTGAGATGAATGGTTATAGCTTAATACTACAAGATTTACTATTTACACATAATAATACAACTTACCAAATCGATTCGGTGATTATTACTGCAGATACTATTTATTTAATAGAAATAAAAAATTATAAAGGAGAATATATTTATGAAAATGACAAATTAATTAAAATGCCGAATACTGAAATTATACAACCACTTCATCAACTGCATCGAAGTGAAGCATTATTTCGTAATATGATGACCGGATTTAAATATACTCTTCCTATTAAGACCTTGGTTATCTTTATACACCCGCACTTCACGCTATATCAAGCTCCTGTAAAAACCCCCTTTGTCTTACCAACTCAAGTCCAATCATTTGTACAAAAACTCAAGCGTAATTCCACCAAAAATATTACAGAACGACACCATATAATAGCAGAGGAGCTCTTACATCATCATCTGCGCAATCTCACTTTAGTAACGTCCCAGACTACCAATACGATGAACTTCAAAAAGGAATCTACTGCCGTCATTGTAGCCACTATTTTAATCATGCTTGTGGTAAATACAAATATCTTGTGTGTAATTATTGCGGGGAGGAGGAAGATGTAA
- a CDS encoding diacylglycerol/lipid kinase family protein has translation MKTVAVIVNPNAGNQQLKNEIDTIEARLKDVFEEVTIYKTEKEGDGKKIIEKIYSKVDLIIGGGGDGTIFELVNALAPLDHRPAFAVLPGGTCNDFSRTIGMNQNPLVALEQILQKQIKTVDVGKYNENYFLNFWGIGIISKVAKEMEGDNKKLLGKMSYYINTSKVVFQNETFQLKVTSEEMNYDEEAVMMVVGNGAFLGGMKSFFPHADIQDGKFDVLIIKLAKLQHFWTWLETQMQNDYPDNRNDEVMYFRTSKLQVESSPEQNIDSDGEILTQTPAEITVLPKHLKVVIGDEAFGTV, from the coding sequence ATGAAGACAGTAGCAGTCATAGTAAATCCGAACGCTGGAAATCAACAATTAAAAAATGAAATAGATACGATTGAAGCGAGATTAAAAGATGTTTTTGAAGAAGTAACCATATATAAAACAGAAAAAGAAGGCGACGGTAAAAAAATTATTGAAAAAATCTATAGTAAAGTGGATTTAATTATTGGTGGAGGTGGAGATGGGACAATATTTGAGCTTGTAAATGCGCTAGCTCCACTAGATCATCGACCAGCTTTTGCGGTGTTGCCAGGCGGTACATGTAATGATTTTTCTAGAACAATAGGTATGAATCAAAATCCGCTAGTTGCACTGGAACAAATCTTACAAAAACAAATAAAAACGGTTGATGTAGGAAAATACAATGAAAATTATTTCCTTAACTTTTGGGGGATTGGAATTATCTCTAAAGTAGCTAAAGAAATGGAAGGCGACAATAAAAAATTACTTGGAAAAATGTCCTATTACATTAATACCTCCAAAGTTGTTTTTCAGAATGAAACATTTCAATTAAAAGTAACTAGTGAGGAAATGAATTATGATGAGGAAGCGGTAATGATGGTCGTTGGAAATGGAGCTTTTCTAGGAGGAATGAAATCATTTTTCCCTCATGCTGATATTCAAGATGGAAAATTTGATGTGCTTATTATTAAGTTAGCAAAGTTACAACACTTTTGGACATGGTTAGAAACGCAAATGCAAAATGATTATCCAGATAATAGAAATGATGAAGTTATGTATTTTCGAACAAGTAAACTTCAAGTGGAGAGTTCTCCAGAGCAAAACATTGATAGTGATGGAGAGATATTGACGCAAACGCCTGCTGAAATTACGGTACTTCCCAAACATCTAAAAGTAGTTATAGGTGATGAAGCATTTGGCACAGTATAG